In the genome of Ignavibacteria bacterium, one region contains:
- a CDS encoding cellulase family glycosylhydrolase: MKTLNRFCFVVIVLIVLTIVSCSKNTQQNNSASDNSKNKTSDDAVSSSNSNRLNPSGRWLTDSKGRTVILHGFNMMNKFPPYTISSTGFNEEDAKMIADAGFNAMRVGIIYSGVEPTPGVYDDNYINDIVKTVEMLNKYGILSLVDMHQDIYGSVFHGEGFPAWATLTDGLPIDSNYNFPNAYFESPAIQRAFDNFWNNKPGPDGIGLQDHYTAAWAHVAKRFANVEGVMGYDLMNEPFPGSRWKECSAIGCGDFDEKFLTGLYNKLIPAIRKNDASTIIFYEPNVLFDFGVATTVPVINGERLGFSFHPYVQTPRGLGMAQQHSIATGTALLASEWGATTDTSAILAGVNDMDVAMMSWLYWAWANKTPFNIPGGVGGLPGGSENQGIVLDLTKPRTSGNVHMDRLNALTRVYPRAITGIPVSFSFNHTSKVFEMVYKPSNAQGETEIFCPKIFYPNGYTVTVKGATVASGQNDIILKLKNDSGADVVEVEVKP; this comes from the coding sequence ATGAAAACATTGAATCGTTTTTGTTTTGTTGTGATTGTTTTAATTGTCTTAACGATTGTAAGCTGTTCGAAGAATACTCAGCAGAATAATTCCGCGTCTGACAATTCGAAAAATAAAACATCAGACGATGCTGTTTCAAGCTCAAATAGCAACAGATTGAATCCTTCAGGTAGATGGTTAACCGACAGCAAAGGTCGGACGGTTATATTGCATGGTTTTAACATGATGAATAAATTTCCTCCTTATACTATATCTTCAACAGGTTTTAATGAAGAAGATGCGAAGATGATTGCAGATGCGGGGTTCAATGCGATGCGTGTGGGAATAATTTACAGCGGAGTTGAGCCGACTCCCGGAGTTTACGATGATAATTACATTAACGACATAGTTAAAACTGTCGAGATGCTGAACAAGTATGGAATTTTATCTTTAGTGGACATGCATCAGGATATATATGGCTCTGTTTTTCATGGAGAAGGTTTTCCTGCATGGGCAACTTTAACAGACGGACTGCCGATTGATTCAAACTATAATTTTCCGAATGCATATTTTGAGTCGCCTGCCATTCAAAGAGCGTTCGATAATTTCTGGAACAACAAACCCGGTCCTGACGGCATTGGTTTGCAAGACCATTACACAGCTGCGTGGGCTCATGTTGCAAAACGTTTTGCAAATGTTGAGGGAGTTATGGGCTATGATTTAATGAACGAACCTTTTCCCGGAAGCAGATGGAAAGAGTGCAGCGCAATCGGCTGCGGTGATTTTGACGAGAAGTTTTTAACGGGACTTTATAATAAATTAATACCTGCAATCCGTAAGAATGATGCATCGACAATAATTTTTTATGAACCGAACGTTTTGTTTGATTTCGGTGTTGCGACAACAGTGCCTGTGATTAATGGCGAAAGATTAGGGTTCAGTTTTCATCCTTATGTCCAGACTCCTCGCGGACTTGGCATGGCGCAGCAGCATTCAATTGCAACCGGCACTGCCCTGCTTGCTTCGGAATGGGGTGCAACTACGGATACATCTGCAATTCTTGCGGGAGTAAACGACATGGACGTTGCAATGATGTCGTGGTTATACTGGGCATGGGCAAATAAAACTCCGTTCAATATTCCCGGCGGTGTCGGCGGACTTCCCGGAGGAAGTGAAAATCAGGGAATTGTTTTAGATTTAACAAAACCGCGAACATCGGGCAATGTTCATATGGATAGATTAAATGCGTTAACGAGAGTTTATCCAAGGGCTATTACGGGAATACCTGTAAGTTTTTCTTTTAATCACACAAGTAAAGTTTTTGAAATGGTTTATAAACCGTCAAATGCTCAGGGCGAGACTGAAATTTTCTGTCCGAAGATTTTTTATCCGAATGGTTATACCGTCACCGTCAAAGGTGCAACGGTTGCTTCCGGGCAGAATGATATAATATTAAAATTAAAAAATGATTCCGGTGCTGATGTTGTTGAGGTGGAGGTGAAGCCATAG
- a CDS encoding T9SS type A sorting domain-containing protein: MLKLYTYFLSSVLFFVFTFSTSFAQLSGIKTIDNTTPTGGNNYQTFTDAITALNGSGVGAGGVTFNVFAGQTFNENPPVLNATGTLADPIVFQKSGVGTNPKIVPSVAGTLTTTSLGANADGIIIINGGDYITFDGIDLDGNAAFVANATEKFEYGYYTKKASATDACKNVIIRNSTVTMYHGVTPFVTIGSGVFISNISGTATVVVTDVGGRSENIKIHNNTLTGCYIGVQLRGYAALTPFDFYDQNIDIGVDGANNINNYGGSSSTAYGIYGIYQNNAEIANNIINTGSSVTTTTLYGMFMSTGTNSNVDIYNNTVTIHGGGTTSTIYAINNGMGSTGTSNTVNIYNNIVENSTYATATSGSMYGIYNSASALNVNMYGNTVRNNNRAGTSGVLYLLYNSSTGVDGFSNIYNNSVYGNSNTAATGDVFCIYSNEVATATKMIYNNSVYNNSGNDDIHGINSTLGLLAHIYRNNIYDITSTTTLTTSPYSSGITVGSGTNVYVYNNYISDLKAPNSAATDAVRGISLTTATTNATRGVYYNTIFLNASAGGANFGSSGIFHIYSATATSSTLDMRNNNVVNSSINNGTGLTVAFRRSAATNLNNYSTTSNNNNFYAGTPGPSNLLFSDGTNAIQTIGDLKLHLDPRESASLTGNPPFVNSTVAPYDLHINVASPTQLESAGTPVDAPLAITADYDNTPRYPNPGYPFNPSYPPTQPDIGADEFGGIPADLTPPTIFYTQLTNTASTGNRTLTAEITDPAGVQVGANGPRLYYKKSTDPSYIFDNNPLIAGDDYTFTLNTAALGGVVTGTIIQYYVAAQDSAGNGGTNPAGGSGINPPGTTPPGSPNSYTVVPQISGTYTVGATGTYPNLTSVATLLNSANSEVTGNVIFELQADYDGTTETVPINMPEFNNGGLFRGGAFTVTIRPASGVTGKVTSGDPGANFAFAVINFEGGDYYILDGRPGGLGTVNEWTIRNSRGSGTIGPVLRCVNGATNNIFQFLNIESKASLTTTGAIFFHTSTASDGNSFNIVRQNNLRGRTDSAGMTISNGILSNGSLAAPNSNNTITSNHIYNFTGSGISLVATNDGNGPNWTITDNNIYNPLGVPSTATVSGISVASEFNTNTIITGNYVGGSDSLAGGAPWVNTGNVLFSGISCAGGTGTITNNVVSNMSGTGTGTSTRIQGISQTSTFGAYVISNNTITNLSTTGAAVGTAFGNHTARGIYIGPSGQFVGSSVIGNTIDNISIENVSALTTTNVAAGMSLYNLQNTVVANNKVSNIKNKSTGTTAGQLPMACGIFTSYFSNGVVVNNFVTIGVGENTNTQFNGIWQLGPGTSNVHLYYYNTIYVGGTAGGDIGSFGFLRGTDTTNTQNQVSTLIDNIIINTRIGGASVNYAIGNKATTPGPGWNSNYNDLYNPIAATIGLWGVLPQTFASWQLVTSGDANSVSTPVFFADTTSGNLHVTGSSNGDLLLTGSPISGITTDIDGDTRNPDQPYMGADEGSIPLPVELASFTASVNRNNVMLNWTTLTEMNNSGFDIERKLIDEQGLNTFTKIGNVQGHGNSNEPQNYSFNDNGLQTGKYAYRLKQTDYNGNFEYFTLSSDIEVGVPKEFSLSQNYPNPFNPVTKINYDIPFDSKVNLKVYDMLGREVASLVHNDLQKAGYYTVQLNGINMASGTYFFRIIAQGGGKDFVMTKKMVLIK; the protein is encoded by the coding sequence ATGCTTAAGCTTTACACTTACTTCCTTTCCTCGGTTCTTTTTTTTGTCTTTACCTTCTCAACATCATTTGCACAATTATCGGGAATAAAAACGATTGATAATACCACTCCGACAGGTGGAAATAATTATCAGACATTTACCGATGCAATAACTGCCTTGAACGGTTCAGGTGTTGGTGCAGGCGGAGTTACGTTCAATGTTTTTGCAGGACAAACATTTAACGAAAATCCTCCAGTTCTTAATGCAACCGGAACGTTAGCAGACCCGATAGTTTTTCAAAAATCAGGTGTAGGAACAAATCCAAAAATTGTTCCAAGTGTTGCAGGAACCTTAACAACTACATCATTAGGAGCTAATGCAGATGGAATTATTATTATTAACGGAGGTGATTACATAACGTTTGACGGCATTGACCTCGACGGAAATGCTGCATTTGTCGCAAATGCTACCGAAAAATTTGAATACGGTTATTATACTAAAAAAGCATCAGCAACAGATGCCTGCAAAAATGTAATAATAAGAAACAGCACCGTAACAATGTATCATGGTGTTACACCTTTTGTTACAATTGGTTCGGGAGTTTTTATTTCAAACATTTCGGGAACCGCAACAGTGGTAGTAACCGATGTCGGAGGTCGTTCGGAAAACATAAAAATCCATAATAATACTCTTACAGGATGTTATATCGGCGTTCAGTTGAGAGGATACGCCGCATTAACACCATTCGATTTTTATGACCAGAATATTGATATCGGTGTAGACGGCGCAAACAATATAAATAATTATGGAGGCAGCTCAAGCACTGCATATGGTATTTATGGCATTTACCAGAACAATGCTGAGATAGCCAATAATATTATTAATACAGGTTCAAGTGTTACTACAACCACATTATACGGAATGTTTATGTCAACCGGTACAAACTCTAATGTTGATATTTACAATAACACTGTAACAATTCACGGCGGCGGAACGACAAGCACAATATATGCAATAAACAATGGCATGGGAAGCACCGGCACAAGTAATACGGTAAACATTTATAACAACATTGTAGAGAATTCTACTTATGCAACTGCAACCAGTGGCTCAATGTACGGTATTTATAATTCAGCTTCTGCTCTCAATGTAAATATGTATGGAAATACTGTAAGGAATAATAACAGAGCCGGAACTTCGGGGGTTCTCTATTTACTTTATAATTCAAGTACCGGAGTAGATGGATTCTCCAATATTTATAATAACTCAGTATATGGAAACTCAAATACAGCAGCAACGGGTGATGTGTTCTGTATATACAGTAACGAAGTTGCTACAGCTACTAAAATGATTTATAATAATTCTGTGTATAATAATTCGGGAAATGATGACATTCATGGTATAAATTCTACGTTAGGTCTTTTGGCTCATATATATAGAAATAATATTTATGATATAACTTCAACAACAACTCTTACTACATCACCATATAGTTCGGGAATCACAGTCGGTTCGGGAACAAACGTTTATGTTTATAACAACTATATTTCCGATTTGAAAGCACCAAACTCTGCAGCAACCGATGCCGTGCGGGGTATTAGTCTTACAACTGCAACCACAAACGCAACAAGAGGCGTCTATTATAATACAATTTTTCTTAATGCTTCGGCTGGAGGAGCTAATTTTGGTTCTTCCGGTATTTTCCATATTTACAGCGCGACAGCTACATCAAGTACGCTTGATATGAGAAATAATAATGTTGTTAACAGTTCCATTAATAACGGAACGGGTCTTACGGTTGCATTCAGAAGAAGTGCGGCAACGAATCTCAATAATTATTCCACAACCTCGAATAATAATAACTTTTATGCAGGAACACCCGGTCCAAGTAATCTTCTCTTCTCTGACGGAACAAATGCAATTCAAACAATAGGAGATTTGAAATTACACCTCGACCCTAGAGAATCGGCTTCGCTAACTGGAAATCCTCCTTTTGTAAACTCTACGGTTGCTCCTTATGATTTGCATATTAATGTAGCATCCCCAACTCAGCTTGAGAGTGCTGGGACACCTGTCGATGCTCCATTAGCAATTACGGCAGACTATGATAATACGCCAAGATATCCAAACCCTGGTTATCCTTTTAACCCGAGCTATCCGCCTACTCAGCCTGACATTGGTGCCGATGAGTTTGGAGGAATCCCGGCAGATTTAACTCCGCCTACGATATTTTACACACAACTTACTAACACAGCTTCAACCGGCAATAGAACTTTAACGGCAGAAATTACCGATCCTGCCGGAGTTCAGGTTGGCGCCAACGGACCAAGATTATATTATAAGAAAAGCACAGACCCTTCATATATATTCGATAACAATCCGTTAATTGCAGGGGATGATTATACTTTCACTTTAAATACTGCAGCTTTAGGAGGAGTAGTAACAGGTACAATAATCCAATATTATGTTGCTGCTCAGGACTCAGCAGGAAATGGCGGAACAAATCCCGCTGGTGGTTCGGGAATAAACCCTCCGGGAACAACACCTCCGGGTTCTCCAAATTCTTATACTGTTGTTCCACAGATTAGCGGAACTTATACCGTAGGAGCAACCGGTACCTATCCGAATTTAACTTCTGTTGCAACGCTTTTAAACAGTGCAAATAGTGAAGTTACAGGTAATGTAATTTTTGAATTGCAGGCTGACTACGACGGAACAACTGAAACTGTCCCGATAAACATGCCTGAGTTTAATAACGGAGGTTTGTTCAGAGGGGGAGCTTTCACTGTTACCATAAGACCTGCTTCGGGTGTAACAGGAAAAGTTACTTCGGGTGACCCCGGCGCTAACTTTGCTTTTGCAGTTATTAATTTTGAAGGAGGTGATTATTATATATTAGATGGAAGACCGGGCGGTCTTGGTACTGTTAATGAATGGACAATAAGAAACTCAAGAGGTTCGGGAACAATAGGTCCTGTATTAAGATGCGTCAATGGGGCTACCAACAATATTTTCCAATTCCTTAATATCGAAAGTAAGGCATCTTTAACCACAACCGGTGCAATATTTTTCCACACATCAACAGCATCGGATGGAAATTCATTTAATATCGTTCGTCAAAATAATTTACGCGGAAGAACAGACTCGGCAGGTATGACAATTTCTAACGGTATCTTATCAAACGGAAGTTTAGCAGCGCCAAACAGCAACAACACCATTACAAGCAACCATATTTATAATTTCACCGGTTCGGGAATCAGCTTGGTTGCAACCAATGACGGCAACGGACCAAACTGGACTATTACTGATAATAATATTTACAATCCTTTGGGCGTTCCTTCTACTGCAACAGTGTCAGGAATTTCTGTTGCTTCTGAATTTAACACTAATACAATAATTACAGGTAACTATGTGGGAGGCAGTGATTCACTTGCCGGAGGTGCACCTTGGGTTAATACTGGGAATGTTCTTTTCTCGGGAATATCATGCGCAGGCGGAACCGGAACGATAACTAATAATGTCGTTTCCAATATGTCAGGAACAGGAACCGGAACTTCAACAAGAATCCAGGGAATATCTCAAACAAGCACTTTCGGCGCATATGTTATCTCTAATAATACTATAACAAATCTTTCAACAACAGGCGCAGCAGTAGGAACAGCTTTTGGAAATCATACTGCAAGGGGAATTTACATCGGTCCGAGCGGTCAGTTTGTAGGTTCGAGTGTTATAGGAAATACCATTGATAATATATCTATTGAAAATGTTTCAGCTTTGACAACCACAAACGTTGCAGCAGGAATGTCTTTGTATAATTTACAGAACACTGTAGTTGCAAATAATAAAGTATCTAATATAAAAAATAAAAGTACGGGAACGACAGCCGGTCAGCTTCCTATGGCTTGCGGAATTTTCACTTCATACTTCAGCAATGGTGTTGTCGTAAATAATTTTGTTACAATCGGAGTTGGCGAAAATACTAATACTCAATTCAATGGTATATGGCAATTAGGTCCAGGAACAAGTAATGTTCACCTCTATTATTATAATACTATTTATGTAGGCGGAACAGCGGGAGGTGATATTGGTTCTTTCGGATTCCTAAGAGGAACTGATACCACTAATACCCAAAATCAAGTATCAACTTTAATAGATAACATAATTATTAACACAAGAATCGGTGGAGCTTCCGTTAATTATGCGATTGGAAATAAAGCAACAACTCCGGGTCCGGGCTGGAATTCAAATTACAATGACCTTTATAACCCAATTGCCGCAACTATCGGATTATGGGGAGTGCTTCCGCAAACATTTGCATCATGGCAATTAGTTACCTCAGGAGATGCAAATTCGGTATCAACGCCGGTATTTTTTGCAGATACAACATCCGGCAACCTCCATGTGACGGGTTCGTCTAACGGAGATTTATTGCTTACAGGTTCGCCGATATCAGGTATTACTACTGATATTGATGGTGACACAAGAAATCCCGACCAGCCTTATATGGGAGCTGATGAGGGTTCAATCCCGCTGCCTGTTGAGCTTGCATCTTTCACTGCTTCGGTAAACAGAAACAATGTAATGCTTAATTGGACGACTTTAACTGAAATGAATAATTCCGGTTTCGACATCGAAAGAAAATTAATTGATGAACAGGGATTAAATACATTTACAAAAATTGGAAATGTTCAGGGACACGGAAATTCAAACGAACCCCAGAATTATTCTTTTAATGATAACGGTCTGCAGACAGGAAAATATGCATACAGATTAAAACAGACTGATTATAATGGAAACTTTGAATACTTCACACTTAGTTCGGATATTGAAGTAGGTGTTCCGAAGGAATTCTCTTTGTCACAAAATTACCCGAATCCGTTTAATCCTGTAACTAAAATTAATTACGACATTCCGTTTGACAGCAAAGTAAATCTGAAAGTATATGACATGCTCGGAAGAGAAGTTGCAAGCCTTGTCCATAATGACTTGCAGAAGGCAGGTTATTATACTGTTCAGCTTAATGGAATTAATATGGCAAGCGGAACATACTTCTTCAGAATCATTGCCCAAGGCGGCGGTAAGGATTTTGTGATGACCAAGAAAATGGTTTTAATAAAATAA
- a CDS encoding T9SS type A sorting domain-containing protein: MFRFLLSIVITITIISSFSYPVFSQSYLNFPIDTLARDEYYNYRTMTKFDANGKIHMVNSRTLGTPSNTREIFYRNNVSGSFVTTRVTNNNVDDNYATMGFDAQGFVHIGWERRDPTNFQLIYANNRNGNFNDTVWITTGGVNKATPFMAVGRGDSLVHFVYYTFVTGNNNAYYRSYNYITRVLGPEVFLSAAMTGSENDIEVAVDNNNKIHIVYSTNVNINGGALRYWTNESGSLVEMPTGISANGEYPDITIDNNNVINIVYRFATDHVLYVLRRTAGTGNPFASPVAITPSGIGNPAYWRTIDTDDNGRLYVTYQNSISSAPRGFFLVHGVGTNFVQPILIFEDSTSSYVTRGNSSVAARGNGEIAITFEPAGSRNGQVISDIFMKKGILNLTNIEPVNEVVEGYELSQNYPNPFNPSTNFEFKIPNSGFVKLTIYDINGKEISILLNQQMTAGTYNVTFDGSALTSGTYFYKLETDKFSETKKMLLVK, from the coding sequence GTGTTTAGATTTCTTCTGTCAATTGTAATAACAATTACAATTATTTCCTCATTTTCATATCCTGTTTTTTCTCAATCATACCTTAACTTTCCTATTGATACTCTTGCAAGAGACGAGTATTACAATTACCGCACAATGACAAAGTTCGATGCAAACGGAAAAATTCACATGGTCAATTCGCGCACACTCGGAACACCGAGCAATACGAGGGAAATATTTTACCGCAATAATGTTTCAGGAAGCTTCGTAACAACTCGCGTTACGAATAATAACGTTGATGATAACTACGCAACTATGGGATTCGATGCGCAGGGATTTGTGCACATCGGCTGGGAACGCCGAGACCCCACAAACTTCCAGCTCATTTACGCAAACAACCGGAATGGAAATTTTAACGACACAGTATGGATAACAACAGGCGGTGTTAACAAAGCAACTCCGTTCATGGCAGTCGGAAGAGGCGACAGCTTAGTGCATTTTGTATATTATACTTTTGTAACCGGAAACAACAACGCATACTACAGAAGCTATAATTATATTACCCGCGTTCTTGGTCCTGAAGTTTTTTTAAGCGCAGCAATGACCGGAAGCGAAAATGACATTGAGGTTGCAGTTGATAACAATAATAAAATTCATATTGTATATTCTACGAATGTTAATATAAACGGAGGAGCACTCCGCTATTGGACAAATGAAAGCGGCTCCCTTGTTGAAATGCCGACGGGTATTTCTGCAAACGGAGAATATCCCGACATAACAATAGACAACAATAATGTTATAAACATCGTTTATCGTTTTGCAACCGACCACGTCCTTTATGTTCTTCGCAGGACTGCAGGAACCGGAAATCCATTCGCATCTCCCGTTGCAATTACACCCTCAGGTATCGGCAACCCGGCTTATTGGCGCACGATTGATACCGATGATAACGGCAGACTGTATGTTACTTACCAGAACAGCATTTCATCTGCGCCGCGCGGATTTTTCCTTGTGCACGGAGTCGGAACAAATTTTGTTCAGCCGATTTTGATTTTTGAAGACAGCACCTCAAGCTATGTCACGCGAGGAAATTCATCTGTTGCGGCAAGAGGCAATGGTGAAATTGCAATAACGTTCGAGCCCGCAGGTTCAAGAAACGGACAGGTCATCTCCGACATCTTTATGAAGAAAGGAATACTGAACTTAACAAACATCGAACCTGTAAATGAAGTTGTTGAAGGTTACGAGCTTTCTCAGAACTATCCGAATCCTTTTAATCCATCGACTAACTTTGAATTTAAAATTCCAAACTCAGGATTTGTCAAGTTAACCATATATGATATTAATGGAAAAGAAATTTCAATTCTGTTAAATCAACAAATGACTGCGGGAACATATAATGTTACTTTCGATGGAAGTGCACTCACCAGCGGAACATATTTTTACAAACTTGAGACTGATAAATTTTCCGAAACTAAAAAGATGTTATTGGTAAAATAA
- the clpX gene encoding ATP-dependent Clp protease ATP-binding subunit ClpX, giving the protein MAKNLTPRNSQPKCSFCGRTADKVTNMIKGPANTFGDDVYICEICVGAAMQIIKQNSISAKSKNVNKLRTNMVPQTIKKFLDEYVIGQDRAKKNLSVAVYNHYKRIDSQVYNYIDDVEIDKSNILLIGPTGTGKTYLAQTLAKMLNVPFAIADATTLTEAGYVGDDVESILVHLLQNADFDLNKAERGIIYLDEIDKIARKGDSASITRDVSGEGVQQALLKLLEGTVAGVPPRGGRKHPEQPLININTKNILFICGGAFDGLEKIIESRTDASSMGFGAEVKSKRDAKRDNIMQRVEPDDLVKFGLIPELVGRLPVMATLDSLDKKALLSILQEPKNAIVKQYQKLMRMEGVDLEFTEPALAEIAEIAMKRGTGARALRSILEEIMLDIMYEIPSKENVSRCIVDEEVIQGKKKAVYLNEGKKNFA; this is encoded by the coding sequence ATGGCAAAAAATCTAACACCGAGAAATTCCCAGCCCAAATGTTCTTTCTGCGGAAGAACAGCGGATAAAGTTACGAACATGATTAAAGGTCCTGCCAATACTTTCGGCGATGACGTTTACATATGTGAAATCTGCGTAGGTGCAGCGATGCAAATCATAAAGCAGAACTCGATTTCCGCAAAGAGCAAGAACGTGAACAAGCTGCGCACTAATATGGTGCCGCAGACAATTAAGAAATTTTTAGATGAATATGTAATAGGTCAGGACAGGGCAAAGAAAAATTTATCGGTTGCAGTTTATAATCATTACAAAAGAATTGATTCACAGGTTTATAATTACATAGATGATGTTGAAATTGACAAGAGTAATATTTTATTAATAGGTCCGACAGGAACCGGTAAAACTTATCTTGCGCAGACTCTTGCAAAGATGCTTAATGTTCCGTTTGCAATTGCAGATGCAACAACTTTGACTGAAGCAGGTTATGTAGGTGATGACGTTGAATCCATACTTGTTCATTTATTGCAGAATGCTGACTTTGACTTAAATAAAGCTGAACGCGGAATAATTTATCTTGATGAAATCGACAAGATTGCGCGCAAAGGCGACAGCGCATCGATTACCAGAGACGTATCGGGTGAAGGTGTTCAACAGGCATTGTTAAAACTTCTCGAAGGCACAGTCGCAGGTGTTCCACCGCGTGGAGGCAGAAAACATCCTGAACAGCCGCTTATTAATATCAACACAAAAAATATTTTATTCATCTGCGGCGGTGCATTTGACGGTCTCGAAAAAATTATTGAAAGCAGAACAGATGCTTCTTCTATGGGATTCGGCGCTGAAGTCAAATCAAAACGCGACGCAAAACGCGACAATATAATGCAAAGAGTTGAACCCGATGATTTGGTTAAGTTCGGATTGATTCCCGAGCTTGTCGGAAGACTGCCGGTGATGGCAACACTTGATTCACTCGATAAAAAAGCATTGCTTTCGATTTTGCAGGAACCAAAAAATGCAATCGTAAAGCAATATCAGAAACTCATGAGAATGGAAGGCGTTGATTTGGAATTCACCGAGCCTGCTCTTGCAGAGATTGCAGAGATTGCAATGAAACGAGGCACGGGAGCAAGAGCTCTGCGTTCGATACTCGAAGAAATCATGCTCGATATAATGTATGAGATACCTTCAAAGGAAAATGTTTCAAGATGTATCGTTGATGAAGAAGTAATTCAAGGAAAGAAAAAAGCAGTTTATCTGAATGAAGGGAAGAAGAACTTCGCATAA
- a CDS encoding four helix bundle protein, which yields MDEPKFLKLNHKNLKAWELGVSLVKEIYNATSNFPKTETFGLTNQIRRASVSIVSNISEGASRSSLIERKRFYQIARSSLVELDTQLEISFKLNFLSKDNCDKIYEYLNQVFALLTKMLQSTK from the coding sequence TTGGACGAACCAAAATTCCTTAAGTTAAATCACAAAAATTTAAAAGCATGGGAATTAGGTGTTAGTCTCGTCAAAGAAATTTACAATGCTACTTCAAATTTTCCTAAAACTGAGACTTTTGGATTAACAAACCAGATAAGACGCGCAAGTGTCTCAATTGTTTCAAATATTTCAGAAGGAGCTTCTCGAAGTTCTTTAATCGAAAGAAAGAGGTTTTATCAAATCGCGAGGTCGTCATTAGTTGAACTGGACACTCAACTCGAAATTTCATTTAAATTAAATTTTTTAAGTAAAGATAATTGTGATAAAATTTATGAATATCTTAATCAAGTATTTGCTCTGCTAACTAAAATGTTACAATCAACTAAATAA